Proteins found in one bacterium genomic segment:
- the grxC gene encoding glutaredoxin 3: MVEVVMYTRSWCGYCHRAKALLEVKSQIFLEHDVEADPTKEDEMQRRSQRTSVPQIFIGEVHVGGYDDLAELERRGELDRLLTGEGGEA; encoded by the coding sequence GTGGTCGAAGTCGTGATGTACACCCGATCCTGGTGTGGATATTGCCATCGCGCCAAGGCCTTGCTCGAGGTGAAGAGCCAGATCTTCCTCGAGCACGATGTCGAGGCCGATCCCACGAAGGAGGACGAGATGCAGCGGCGCAGCCAGCGAACCTCCGTGCCTCAGATTTTCATCGGAGAGGTCCATGTGGGCGGCTATGACGATCTGGCGGAGCTGGAGCGCCGCGGCGAGCTCGATCGCCTGCTGACCGGAGAAGGAGGCGAGGCTTGA
- the trxB gene encoding thioredoxin-disulfide reductase yields MSDVQRVKVLIIGSGPAGYTAAIYAARADLAPVMLAGLQFGGQLMLTTEVENYPGFPEGVTGPDMMDMFQKQAERFGTRVEMEDATQVDFSRRPFRVETESQKFEADAVVLATGASARWIGLPSEQRLMNMGVSACATCDGALYRDKLMAVVGGGDTAMEEALFLTRYAPKVTVIHRRDELRASKIMADRALKNDKIEFAWNSQVDEVLGDEFVTGVRLKDVNTDETREIPVEALFIAIGHTPNTGIFRDQIALDDTGYIKVEPGTSRTSIEGVFACGDAMDPTYRQAITAAGTGCMAAIDAERWLAEQEAD; encoded by the coding sequence TTGAGCGACGTACAGCGGGTGAAGGTGCTGATCATCGGCAGCGGGCCTGCCGGCTACACGGCCGCCATCTACGCGGCCCGGGCGGATCTCGCACCCGTGATGCTGGCCGGCCTCCAATTCGGTGGCCAGTTGATGCTCACCACGGAAGTCGAGAACTACCCGGGCTTCCCCGAAGGCGTGACCGGGCCCGACATGATGGACATGTTCCAGAAGCAGGCCGAGCGCTTCGGCACGCGCGTCGAGATGGAAGATGCCACCCAGGTTGATTTTTCGAGGCGTCCATTTCGCGTCGAGACCGAGAGTCAGAAATTCGAAGCCGATGCGGTGGTACTCGCGACGGGCGCCTCGGCGAGATGGATCGGTTTGCCGTCGGAACAACGCCTGATGAATATGGGTGTTTCCGCATGCGCCACCTGCGATGGGGCTCTCTACCGCGACAAGCTGATGGCGGTGGTTGGCGGGGGTGATACGGCGATGGAGGAGGCGCTCTTCCTTACCCGCTATGCGCCGAAGGTGACCGTGATCCATCGCCGCGATGAGCTGCGCGCTTCGAAGATCATGGCGGATCGGGCACTCAAGAACGACAAGATCGAATTCGCCTGGAATTCCCAGGTCGACGAAGTGCTCGGCGACGAGTTCGTGACGGGTGTGCGTCTCAAGGACGTGAACACGGACGAGACGCGGGAAATTCCGGTCGAGGCGCTCTTCATCGCGATCGGTCACACGCCGAATACAGGGATCTTCCGCGACCAGATCGCGCTCGACGATACGGGCTACATCAAGGTCGAACCCGGAACGAGCCGCACGAGCATTGAAGGCGTCTTCGCCTGTGGCGATGCAATGGATCCGACCTACCGTCAGGCGATCACGGCCGCCGGTACCGGCTGCATGGCGGCCATCGATGCTGAACGTTGGTTGGCCGAACAGGAAGCGGACTAG